ATGGCCACCAGCGCCGGGAGGTCCACGGGCCGCCCCAGCGCAGGTCATGAAGCGGCAGGGTCCCCAATGCGGTGCTGCCAGAAATTGTGGCGCAGGGCCGTGCCGTGGGCTCATCACTCACCGCAGCCAGGGCAAAGGCATGACGCTGGTGCGTCATGAGGGTCAGCTCGTGAACCTCGCGGTGCACGGGCTGAGAAAGTCGCATGGATGACAAGCGGCCATATCCGTCAAAGGTGGTGGCATACGTGCGGGACAGGCGGGCGTTACTGTCGCCCAATGTACCCGTGCTGCGGCCGTCGGGCGAGCAGGAAAGCACAATTTGCGACCTGGCCACACGCCGTACTCGATTCATGCGCCACGGGGGCAATGGGCGGTCCCATCCAGCGGCGGTCCGCACTGCCCAGATAAGGCTGGAGATCTGCCCAACAACAAAGCTATGGTTACGTGGGTAGCGGTCGGCGGTGAGTCGTGAACGACCAAGAATAAAGCGGTCGACGTAGGGACATAGCGCCCCATAGCGTAGTGACGTCTGCATGCCTGCAGCCAGGTCGGCCGGGTAGAGCTGCTCGGACTGAAACCCCCGGCGACTGCCGAATGACACCATGACGTTGTCGTCAGCAACAGGCACATGCGTGCCGGAATAGTATGTCAGCCATCCATTGCTGAGAGCCGGGCCCTTGGTCAGCACGATGGGGCGTCGGTCAAATCCCGCATAGACACGCCACAGTCTGCTGCGCGCCGGAGCCATCTCATTGCAGATGGCCACGATGCGGCGCACATCGTCCAGGCCGACAAGCTCCGGCAGCCCAAGCTGGTATGTGGCCCACCAGCGACCGGGTCCGTTGGGTTCGATAATTGCCGAGTAGCCAAAGAGCGCCAGGGCCTTGCGCACACTGGCAGGTGTACCCTTGATGCGGTGCCAGGGGATGCTTTGCCGCACCATTTCCGCGAGTTGCTCCCTGGTGGTGGCCACCTCGCGGAAATCGACATGCATTTGCCACGCGAGCAGCTCCAGCTCGGCCATTGTCAGGGGCTTGAGCCCTTCACGAGCCTCTGTCAGACTGGCCAGCGGCGACAGCATGCTTGCTGCGGGTTGGTTCCACAGGCGCGCCTGGAGCAGCAGGTTGGGTATGGCCAAGTTGGTGCTATGCAGTACGCCATTAAGCGACCTGGCTGCGGCCTGCATGGTGGTGTCGCCGGAGATGCTGCCGGGCAGCAGATCCAGAAAATCCAGACTGCCCAGGCTACTCATCATCCACCCCCGTAAATGTCACCGTCACGGAGGTTTCGCGGGCAAGCTGGCGCGGTACGAGTTTCGTAAAGATGGGGCTTTTAACATGCACCCGGCGTGCTCCAGCTTGCTCCATTAAGCTGATCAGCCGTGTAGGATTTATGTCCCGCCCTGGCACTGTGCGTTGCCATATCCTGTAGCTTTCCACGGCTGCGTCAACAGCGGCGCTGACTGTGCTGGCCATGGCCGACGCAGTGCGGGAAAGTGACCATTCGACATCCAGGTCGTAGAACGCCAAGTCTGGAGCCGCCACGGTCACGGTATCGTTAAGTGGCACAGCATCATCAGGTGACATTCTGGCGCGCACGGCCGCAAGCACTTCCTCGCTGGGCAATTCGCCGCCAGTGGCCACTGGCCGAAGATCTACCGATCCAGGCTCCGGCGACCACACGGCCACGTCTGCGATATCCTGATGTGCAGATCTGGCCAAAGCGCGGTATGCTCCACTTGGTCCGGCGCAGCTGAAGGCCTCCGGCGCGAGCTGGATGCGCTCACGAAACGCATCGTCCATCTCAACATCCGCGCCGAGGGCGCTGGTAGCTGTGTTGGCCGTGCTTTTGACATAGGGCAGTGGGTCAACCAACAGGCATATTTGCCCTGGCACAAGGCCGTTGCATGCCGAGCCTGCGTTGTCAGCCACGACCATTCCCGATCCGGCGACCGTTCCCGGCGGAATGACCAGGTCGGAATGCAGGGCAAAGACCATCTTGCGATCGGCTGTGGTTACCCTTGTACCGGCGGGAATTATGACGGCAAAACTTTGTGCTGCTCCCAGAACAAACTGCTGCGTTGCTCGGGCATGGGATACGCCCAGGCGTTCCGTGCCAACGCCTTTACCCAATTCTTCCAGGTGTTGACCTTCGGCATATCGCACCAGGTTTTGTTTGCCCGCAAGATTAATGACCTGATTCTGGGTGGCGATCACATATGCCAGGGAGCAGAGGAACAGGCGCACAGGGTCGCCATCGTACAGTGTGGTGTTCGTCAGCCTCTCGTAGACGGAGATGACCGAGGCCTCGACGCTGGCGGGATCAATATCCGCAAAGCTAATATCATTCACAATGCCACCCCGTCCTTTCCCGCTTCAACGGCGCAAGCATATGCGGCGGGGCAAGCCCGACCGCATGCGCCATTTACGCTAAACCGCGCTACCGCGCGCCCTGCGGGGCCTATGGTATTCATAATGTCACTCCGTCTTTCCGCCTGTAAGTAACCTTTGGATAAAGACGCCCCTGCATAGCCTCATCTGCAGACGGTTCCAGCGTTATGCGCTCCACAAGCACGCGCGGCTCTTTGGTTTCAATGGCTTCGGTGAGGTCGGCGATCAGGCGGGCGGCCTCGTAGGGAGTAGGAGCGTCAATAAACGCGCCAACATGCGCAAAGCCCCGGTCAAGAGCCACGCTGTAGGCAAGCGTTGTGACAATGATGCGGATGTTTTGTTCAATGGCAGCAAGGCCAGTGGCACCGATGGTCAAGGGCATGGATGTTTCAGCAAGTTCAAGGACGGGCATCAGACGTACTCCTTCAGTGCAACGCGCACGTCCACAGCAAAAATTTTGTCGCCGACCGTATAGCGCATGTCCTGCTGCACGGACTCAACAGCGTAATAACCAAAATTCCAGCCGGCGATGATGAGCCGATAGACCTTGCCGTCTTTGCACAGCTTGCTCAGTCGGTCGGCCTCTCTGACAGGATTGACGCCCATGTCCGCCCGCAGATGAATAGGCATGCCCACAGTGGCCAGTTCCGGAGAAAGAAATTCAAGGCGCGGCAGAGCCCCTACAACCTTGTGTTCTTCAAACCGGGCTTTCCGCTCGCGCGAAATCTGGCCAGGCGTCACCGTGCGGCCGCCTATGGGGCTGACCTCAAAAATTATGTCGCCAAGACTGCCGATGCGCATTTAGCCTCCAACAGGTTCTTGAGAGTTCCCACTGCCAGACTGGACACCTTTGTGGACGTGTTGCCGCACCGATACGTTGCCGGCAGTGACATCATCA
This DNA window, taken from Desulfovibrio sp. 86, encodes the following:
- a CDS encoding phage tail protein, translating into MRIGSLGDIIFEVSPIGGRTVTPGQISRERKARFEEHKVVGALPRLEFLSPELATVGMPIHLRADMGVNPVREADRLSKLCKDGKVYRLIIAGWNFGYYAVESVQQDMRYTVGDKIFAVDVRVALKEYV
- a CDS encoding phage tail protein — translated: MMSSLGSLDFLDLLPGSISGDTTMQAAARSLNGVLHSTNLAIPNLLLQARLWNQPAASMLSPLASLTEAREGLKPLTMAELELLAWQMHVDFREVATTREQLAEMVRQSIPWHRIKGTPASVRKALALFGYSAIIEPNGPGRWWATYQLGLPELVGLDDVRRIVAICNEMAPARSRLWRVYAGFDRRPIVLTKGPALSNGWLTYYSGTHVPVADDNVMVSFGSRRGFQSEQLYPADLAAGMQTSLRYGALCPYVDRFILGRSRLTADRYPRNHSFVVGQISSLIWAVRTAAGWDRPLPPWRMNRVRRVARSQIVLSCSPDGRSTGTLGDSNARLSRTYATTFDGYGRLSSMRLSQPVHREVHELTLMTHQRHAFALAAVSDEPTARPCATISGSTALGTLPLHDLRWGGPWTSRRWWPYVAETNITSTSTED
- a CDS encoding baseplate assembly protein, with the translated sequence MNDISFADIDPASVEASVISVYERLTNTTLYDGDPVRLFLCSLAYVIATQNQVINLAGKQNLVRYAEGQHLEELGKGVGTERLGVSHARATQQFVLGAAQSFAVIIPAGTRVTTADRKMVFALHSDLVIPPGTVAGSGMVVADNAGSACNGLVPGQICLLVDPLPYVKSTANTATSALGADVEMDDAFRERIQLAPEAFSCAGPSGAYRALARSAHQDIADVAVWSPEPGSVDLRPVATGGELPSEEVLAAVRARMSPDDAVPLNDTVTVAAPDLAFYDLDVEWSLSRTASAMASTVSAAVDAAVESYRIWQRTVPGRDINPTRLISLMEQAGARRVHVKSPIFTKLVPRQLARETSVTVTFTGVDDE